In the Leptospira fainei serovar Hurstbridge str. BUT 6 genome, GGTAAGGATTTACGCGGTGAAATGCAAACTAGAGTTCGGATGGGAACTTCGGGGACCAAAATCTACGATTTCAGAACCGGAAATACCGGCAAATTATTCGATTACGTCATGAGTTATAATTCGTATGAAACAAATGGAAATAACTATAAGGACTATGACGGTTCCGGTAGAACCGATTTCACAGGTTCTTTCTTGGCTAAGTTTCCGGTTCAGGACGCTAGATCGAACTATTATCTATTCACAAAACTAGAAGGAAAGGATATCTTAGAAGGGCTGACCATACAATATCATAGACAGTACTGGAACTTTCAAACCGGACATGGATGGCTATGGGCGATTCCGGATTATAACGGTAAGATGGACGAGTATCGGGATATGGCCTCGATGAAGTACAAAAACAAAATAGGATCCAAACTCACGCACGAATACGTTTTACAATATCAAAAACATAGCATAGATTGGAACACGCGTTATGCGCAAAACGGATCGTCTTCAGGATTTTATCCTGCTGGCGTCAGCGAATATTTAAAAACTAACGGACAGAGTCTTTTTGGAAGAGCTCAGTTGACCTATGATCTAGGCAATTCAGGAAGTATCTTGTCCGGGGTTGAGACGACGCGATTCATTTATGGAGGCGATCAAAGTCATTATGCGAACGCGAATTTATCCGATGCTGCGGATTCTTTCCCGCCGTTCGCAAATAATGCAAACGGCAATCTGGGTCCCTGGCTTGCCTGGATTAAAAACAAACCTGTCTGGACGGTGGGCGTTTTCGGACAAATTGTATCTCCTAAATTTCTGTACAATAAATTGCAACTGACGATCGGTGTGCGAAACGACCAGACAATCCAGCATTATGTGGGCATCGATAATCCATATAGCAATTACTTGGGATTCCCCTATGCTCCGCATGAAAAACGAGTTTTCAGAAAGACCAGTCCGAAAGCCGCTTTGGTTTATTTCATTACGAATAGCTTAAATTTAAAATTGATGGGTGGGCAGGCGTTCAGAACCCCCTCTATAACGGAAATGTTCGGAGCCAATACCTTCTCGCTAGCTTCTAACCCGAGGCAGTTAAGACCCGAAATCGTAAGGGATTATGAGGCCGCCCTGGATTGGAATTTAAATCAATATATAAATGTTCGGGTAAACTACTTTATTAGAAATTTTCAAAATCAGATATTTTATAGTCTGCAAAATAATAACCTGAGTACCAATATTTATTCCGCTGTAACGAACGGAGCCGAGGCGGAGGTCAATTTCACTTATCATCAATTCTCAGGTTTCTTTAACTACTCGTATGCTCATCGTTTGAGCGAAAAGATGCTGGATAAAACAGTCTCTTCCAGTCAAAATCAAATGACCTGGGCGCCTTCGCACTTAGCAAATATCGGCATACGCTATGTCACAAATAAAATCGAAACCAGCGTCCAGGCGCACTACCAAGGAACCGTTTACAGACGTAGCTCCGATTTCGGGCCTATCGATACCACTACTGGAATTTTACAAAGCGATTCGAGACTACAGTATCCTCAGTATCGACCTAATTACGTGGGGAACTGGGTGAACGTGGATGTGAGAGTTGCGTATTATATTACTGAAAAAATCAGCATAGGCGTTTTTACTTCAAACTTATTGAATAA is a window encoding:
- a CDS encoding TonB-dependent receptor plug domain-containing protein; this encodes MNKFHIFRCFIVASLYFALGSVRGQNSPEPIYIGQFQSFDSKLEPDISKRLVEKLKSQFEILRYSVEILPPLNPEENFKRMSKGNLYLTGFYRREKNTGKLILYGQIYNSEKGFLIDAYNSYNEVQGLEEIKNDLPKDEGHQSDENVIDQFTQKIVLSVRINKNKQERRENINEYILSNPISKKYIFPVQKEDIKKSTEQVFNLLQSQVTTASTKTELPTHDAPDLVSVISDKELLHYGRISLNNVLGNLPGYAPSQDYDRNTVSYRGMFEGWNNNHLLMLVDGVQFNDNLYGSALTSEITPLNMLKSVEVVRGPGSALYGSNAMNGIISLNTYSGKDLRGEMQTRVRMGTSGTKIYDFRTGNTGKLFDYVMSYNSYETNGNNYKDYDGSGRTDFTGSFLAKFPVQDARSNYYLFTKLEGKDILEGLTIQYHRQYWNFQTGHGWLWAIPDYNGKMDEYRDMASMKYKNKIGSKLTHEYVLQYQKHSIDWNTRYAQNGSSSGFYPAGVSEYLKTNGQSLFGRAQLTYDLGNSGSILSGVETTRFIYGGDQSHYANANLSDAADSFPPFANNANGNLGPWLAWIKNKPVWTVGVFGQIVSPKFLYNKLQLTIGVRNDQTIQHYVGIDNPYSNYLGFPYAPHEKRVFRKTSPKAALVYFITNSLNLKLMGGQAFRTPSITEMFGANTFSLASNPRQLRPEIVRDYEAALDWNLNQYINVRVNYFIRNFQNQIFYSLQNNNLSTNIYSAVTNGAEAEVNFTYHQFSGFFNYSYAHRLSEKMLDKTVSSSQNQMTWAPSHLANIGIRYVTNKIETSVQAHYQGTVYRRSSDFGPIDTTTGILQSDSRLQYPQYRPNYVGNWVNVDVRVAYYITEKISIGVFTSNLLNNQQKLIKINNFPFDYSNAQRQVMVDLNASF